Proteins encoded within one genomic window of Balaenoptera ricei isolate mBalRic1 chromosome 10, mBalRic1.hap2, whole genome shotgun sequence:
- the IL23A gene encoding interleukin-23 subunit alpha — translation MLGSRAVLLLLLLPWIAQGQAVPEGSSPAWARGQQLSQQLCMLAWSAHQPMGHVDLPREEGGDETTNHVPHIQCGDGCDPQGLRDNSQSCLQRIHQGLVFYEKLLGSDIFTGEPSLLPDGPVGQLHDSLLGLRELLQPEGHHWETEQTPSPSPSQPWQRLLLRLKILRSLQAFVAVAARVFAHGAATLSP, via the exons ATGCTGGGGAGCAGAgctgtgctgctgctgctgctgctgccctggATTGCTCAGGGCCAGGCTGTGCCTGAGGGCAGCAGCCCTGCTTGGGCTCGGGGCCAGCAGCTCTCACAGCAACTCTGCATGCTGGCCTGGAGTGCACATCAACCAATGGGACATGTG GATCTACCAAGAGAAGAAGGAGGTGATGAGACTACAAATCATGTCCCCCATATCCAGTGTGGGGATGGCTGTGATCCACAAGGACTCAGGGACAACAGTCAG tCCTGCTTGCAAAGGATCCACCAAGGCCTGGTTTTTTATGAGAAGCTGCTGGGCTCAGATATTTTCACAGGGGAGCCTTCTCTACTCCCCGATGGCCCTGTGGGCCAGCTTCATGACTCCCTACTGGGCCTCAGGGAACTCTTGCAG CCCGAGGGTCACCACTGGGAGACTGAGCAGACTCCAAGCCCCAGTCCCAGCCAGCCGTGGCAGCGCCTCCTTCTCCGTCTCAAGATCCTTCGCAGCCTCCAGGCCTTTGTGGCTGTAGCTGCCAGGGTCTTTGCCCATGGAGCAGCAACTCTGAGCCCCTAA